One region of Ornithinibacter aureus genomic DNA includes:
- a CDS encoding GntR family transcriptional regulator translates to MKVPKYYRVKREILALIADLPTGAAVPTEREFAEQFDTSRTTVRQAIAELVIEGRLERTQGRGTFVSQPKLMQVRQATSFSQDLAAEGWSPGSRILSVTVEEATDAMVGPLRVEPGQPVQRVERLRTRGDEVIAHEVAHLPGVFPGLAEHLAAKGSLYRTLAEAYGRVVDAVEDSVETTLADPVVADLLGVDTGLPLLLVHRTAWDAQGQPVEWTRSLFRGDRFRFVARHRLDDVKHPAAAESH, encoded by the coding sequence ATGAAGGTCCCGAAGTACTACCGCGTCAAGCGCGAGATCCTCGCGTTGATCGCCGACCTGCCCACGGGAGCGGCCGTCCCGACCGAGCGTGAGTTCGCCGAGCAGTTCGACACCTCCCGCACCACCGTGCGCCAGGCCATCGCCGAGCTCGTCATCGAGGGACGCCTCGAACGCACGCAGGGGCGCGGCACCTTCGTCTCCCAACCCAAGCTCATGCAGGTGCGCCAGGCCACGTCGTTCAGCCAGGACCTCGCCGCCGAGGGTTGGAGCCCGGGCAGCCGCATCCTGTCGGTCACCGTCGAGGAGGCCACCGACGCCATGGTCGGGCCGCTGCGGGTCGAACCGGGCCAGCCCGTCCAGCGGGTCGAACGGCTGCGCACCCGCGGTGACGAGGTCATCGCCCACGAGGTGGCCCACCTGCCGGGAGTCTTCCCCGGCCTGGCCGAGCACCTGGCCGCCAAGGGGTCGCTCTACCGCACGCTCGCCGAGGCCTACGGCCGCGTCGTGGATGCCGTCGAGGACAGTGTCGAGACCACGCTCGCCGACCCGGTGGTCGCCGACCTCCTCGGCGTCGACACCGGTCTGCCGCTCCTGCTCGTGCACCGCACGGCCTGGGATGCGCAGGGCCAGCCGGTCGAGTGGACCAGGTCGCTGTTTCGTGGGGACCGCTTCCGGTTCGTGGCCCGCCACCGGCTCGACGACGTGAAGCACCCTGCTGCGGCCGAGTCTCATTGA
- a CDS encoding potassium/proton antiporter, with protein sequence MSPDRLEVVVLVVSAVLLLGVAAVRVSTGAGLPSLLLYLGIGLAIGEAGLGLRFDDAAVAQTVCTVALAVILAEGGLTTRLHVIRPVALHAGVLATVGVAISVAVTSTAAWLLLDVDVRTALLLGAVVSSTDAAAVFAVMRRLPLNRRTRALLEAESGLNDPPVIILVTLVVSSAWEDLDGWSALFGFVQQMGLGVVAGVVVAFAGRFVLSRVALPATGLYPLATMTFAMLGFGVAGVVGGSPFVAVYLAGLLLGNADLPHRAATLGFAEGLAWLSQIGLFVVLGLLASPSRLADALVPAIVVGVALTLVARPLSVALCSIPFRMPWREQAFTSWAGLRGAVPIVLATFPITAGVPNAQQIFDVTFLLVVVFTVIQGPTLPWAASRLAVTEPEITAELEIEHAPFEDIGASMLTCDIPKGSRLHGVEISELRLPGDATVALILRDGILFAPKPSTMLRRGDHLLLAVTDSERPGVERRLRAISRAGRLATWRGELGLPS encoded by the coding sequence ATGTCGCCTGACCGTCTCGAGGTCGTCGTCCTCGTCGTCTCGGCCGTGCTGCTGCTGGGGGTGGCGGCGGTTCGCGTGTCCACGGGCGCCGGCCTGCCGAGCCTGCTGCTCTACCTGGGCATCGGGCTGGCCATCGGTGAAGCGGGTCTGGGTCTGCGGTTCGACGACGCCGCCGTGGCGCAGACGGTGTGCACCGTGGCGCTGGCCGTCATCCTCGCCGAAGGGGGTCTGACGACCCGGTTGCACGTCATCCGCCCGGTGGCCCTGCACGCAGGGGTCCTCGCGACCGTCGGGGTCGCGATCAGCGTGGCCGTGACATCGACGGCTGCGTGGCTGCTGCTCGACGTCGACGTGCGCACCGCGCTGCTGCTCGGGGCCGTCGTGTCCTCCACCGACGCGGCCGCGGTGTTCGCCGTCATGCGTCGGCTGCCGCTGAACCGCCGCACGCGGGCCCTGCTCGAGGCCGAGTCGGGGCTCAACGACCCACCCGTCATCATCCTCGTCACCCTCGTCGTCTCCTCGGCCTGGGAGGACCTCGACGGGTGGTCGGCCCTGTTCGGGTTCGTCCAGCAGATGGGGCTGGGGGTCGTCGCCGGGGTGGTCGTGGCGTTCGCCGGGCGGTTCGTGCTGTCGCGGGTCGCCCTGCCGGCCACCGGCCTGTACCCGCTGGCCACGATGACGTTCGCCATGCTCGGCTTCGGCGTCGCCGGGGTCGTCGGTGGGAGCCCGTTCGTGGCGGTCTACCTCGCAGGCCTGCTGCTCGGCAACGCCGACCTGCCGCACCGGGCGGCCACCCTGGGGTTCGCCGAGGGGCTGGCCTGGCTCTCGCAGATCGGCCTGTTCGTCGTGCTGGGGCTGCTCGCCTCGCCGAGCCGGCTGGCCGACGCGTTGGTGCCCGCGATCGTCGTCGGGGTCGCCCTGACCCTCGTGGCGCGCCCCCTGTCGGTCGCGCTGTGTTCCATCCCGTTTCGGATGCCGTGGCGCGAGCAGGCGTTCACCTCGTGGGCAGGGTTGCGCGGTGCGGTTCCCATCGTGCTCGCCACCTTCCCCATCACCGCCGGGGTGCCGAACGCACAGCAGATCTTCGACGTCACCTTCCTGCTCGTCGTCGTCTTCACCGTCATCCAGGGGCCGACCCTGCCCTGGGCGGCGTCGCGGCTGGCCGTCACGGAGCCGGAGATCACCGCCGAGCTGGAGATCGAACACGCACCGTTCGAGGACATCGGAGCGAGCATGCTCACCTGCGACATCCCCAAGGGGTCGCGGCTGCACGGGGTCGAGATCTCCGAACTGAGGTTGCCCGGGGACGCGACCGTCGCGCTGATCCTGCGTGACGGCATCCTCTTCGCACCGAAACCGTCGACGATGCTGCGTCGCGGTGACCACCTGCTGCTGGCGGTCACCGACTCCGAGCGGCCCGGGGTCGAGCGGCGGCTTCGGGCGATCAGCCGGGCCGGCCGCCTCGCGACCTGGCGCGGTGAGCTGGGCCTGCCATCCTGA
- a CDS encoding helix-turn-helix domain-containing protein, with protein MEDKMLYTLTDVAAALSVGRSKVYELVRCGALPSVRIGGSRWVRGEDLATYVDSLELVPAARLAGAR; from the coding sequence ATGGAGGACAAGATGCTGTACACGCTGACCGACGTCGCGGCGGCGTTGAGTGTGGGCCGCAGCAAGGTCTACGAGCTGGTCCGCTGCGGGGCGCTGCCCTCGGTGCGGATCGGCGGCTCACGCTGGGTCCGCGGTGAGGACCTCGCGACCTACGTCGACTCCCTCGAACTCGTGCCGGCTGCTCGGCTGGCGGGTGCCCGATGA
- a CDS encoding tyrosine-type recombinase/integrase, producing the protein MSSARQGGAAPKLRNGVIRRGNSWSYVIRVTDSAGVSKPRWVGGFPTEAAAKRARDEARIAAGRGEFVDRSTVTVGEYLDRWLMAHALEVKPRTRAGYEHIINTYVAPRIGRIRLQALRPADLSTLYRQLMESGGRGGKPLSARSVEYVHAVLRKAFADAVRNDQILTTNPAERAKRPRKEQAVAVVMWTADDLASFLATTMGHRLHGYFRLAAYTGARRGELMNLRWADVHLGDEHGQGAFVRLRGTVSVIGGVRVEGSTKGGRERTVSIDAGTAAVLAEHRQRQEAERALAGALWVGGDHVFRRELGEPLFPDTPTALMAKLQRQHNTAAVEAGTPPLPVIRLHDLRHLHATLLLKAGVPVHVVAARLGHADPAITLRVYAHVLDDQASGAATTFEHLINSTPTKPSSDAQGDRG; encoded by the coding sequence ATGAGCAGCGCCCGCCAGGGTGGTGCGGCGCCGAAGCTGCGGAACGGGGTGATCCGGCGCGGGAACAGCTGGTCGTACGTGATCCGGGTGACCGACAGCGCCGGGGTGAGCAAGCCCCGCTGGGTGGGCGGGTTCCCCACCGAGGCCGCGGCCAAGCGTGCCCGGGACGAGGCGAGGATCGCTGCCGGCCGGGGGGAGTTCGTCGACCGCAGCACGGTGACTGTGGGGGAGTACCTGGACCGGTGGCTCATGGCGCACGCCCTCGAAGTCAAGCCCCGCACCCGCGCCGGCTACGAACACATCATCAACACCTACGTGGCGCCCCGGATCGGGCGGATCCGGTTGCAGGCGCTGCGCCCGGCCGATCTGAGCACGCTGTACCGGCAGCTCATGGAGTCCGGCGGGCGGGGCGGCAAGCCGCTGTCGGCGCGGTCGGTGGAGTACGTGCACGCAGTGCTGCGCAAGGCGTTCGCCGACGCCGTGCGCAACGACCAGATCCTCACGACCAACCCGGCGGAGCGGGCCAAGCGACCTCGTAAGGAGCAGGCTGTTGCGGTGGTCATGTGGACCGCTGACGACCTGGCCTCCTTCCTGGCCACGACGATGGGGCACCGGCTGCACGGCTACTTCCGGCTTGCCGCGTACACCGGCGCCCGGCGTGGGGAGCTGATGAACCTGCGCTGGGCCGATGTCCACCTCGGTGACGAACACGGCCAGGGCGCATTCGTACGGCTGCGCGGGACCGTGTCGGTCATCGGCGGGGTCCGGGTGGAGGGTAGCACCAAGGGCGGGCGCGAACGCACCGTCAGCATCGACGCCGGCACCGCCGCGGTCCTGGCCGAGCACCGCCAACGTCAGGAGGCCGAACGGGCCCTGGCCGGTGCGTTGTGGGTGGGCGGGGACCACGTCTTTCGCCGTGAGCTCGGCGAACCGCTGTTCCCCGACACCCCGACCGCGTTGATGGCCAAGCTGCAGCGCCAGCACAACACCGCCGCCGTCGAGGCCGGCACCCCACCGCTGCCGGTGATCCGGTTGCACGACCTGCGCCACCTGCACGCCACCCTCCTCCTCAAGGCCGGCGTCCCGGTCCATGTCGTCGCCGCACGGCTCGGGCACGCCGACCCCGCCATCACCTTGCGCGTGTACGCGCACGTCTTGGACGACCAAGCGAGCGGCGCCGCCACCACCTTCGAACACCTCATCAACAGCACTCCGACCAAACCCTCGAGCGACGCACAGGGCGACCGCGGTTGA
- a CDS encoding YnfA family protein, which produces MTVARSLFLFVLAAIAEIGGAWLIWQGVREHRGWVWVGAGVIALGAYGFVATLQPDAHFGRILAAYGGVFVAGSLLWGVIADGFRPDRWDITGALICLVGVAVIMYSPRAA; this is translated from the coding sequence ATGACTGTGGCGCGATCCCTCTTTCTGTTCGTGTTGGCCGCCATTGCCGAGATTGGTGGGGCCTGGCTGATCTGGCAGGGAGTGCGTGAGCACCGCGGCTGGGTGTGGGTGGGTGCGGGGGTCATCGCCCTGGGAGCGTACGGTTTCGTGGCCACGCTGCAACCGGACGCTCACTTCGGCCGGATCCTCGCTGCATACGGCGGGGTGTTCGTCGCCGGGTCTCTGCTGTGGGGAGTCATCGCGGACGGGTTCCGCCCCGATCGGTGGGACATCACCGGAGCTCTCATCTGCCTGGTGGGGGTTGCCGTCATCATGTACTCCCCTCGCGCAGCGTGA
- a CDS encoding vitamin K epoxide reductase family protein: MSPTAIPTPRATADAPSPGREPGAASEGRWIAIAMIVVGTAGALASAALIIEKVAVLADPTHVPACSINPVISCGSVMMSWQAELLGFPNPVLGLAGFPVVAASGAALLAGGHLRRWYWIALLAGSLAGVGLVHWLIFQSLYRIGALCPYCMVVWVCAVTTLVAVSALLATRGILPAFIARYAPTILIAWLAVVATLATIRFRDYWATLLF, encoded by the coding sequence GTGAGCCCCACCGCCATCCCGACGCCTCGCGCCACCGCCGACGCCCCCTCACCCGGGCGCGAACCAGGGGCTGCCAGTGAGGGGAGGTGGATCGCCATCGCAATGATCGTCGTCGGCACCGCTGGCGCGTTGGCGTCCGCCGCCCTGATCATCGAGAAAGTCGCGGTACTTGCCGACCCCACCCACGTCCCTGCCTGCAGCATCAACCCCGTGATCAGCTGCGGGTCGGTGATGATGTCCTGGCAGGCCGAACTCCTCGGGTTCCCCAACCCCGTCCTCGGCCTGGCCGGCTTTCCCGTCGTCGCCGCCTCCGGCGCGGCCCTCCTCGCCGGTGGCCACCTGCGACGCTGGTACTGGATCGCCCTGCTCGCCGGATCCCTGGCCGGTGTGGGCCTCGTGCACTGGCTCATCTTCCAGAGCCTGTACCGCATCGGCGCCCTCTGCCCCTACTGCATGGTCGTGTGGGTGTGCGCCGTGACCACGCTCGTGGCGGTCTCCGCCCTGCTCGCCACCCGCGGCATCCTGCCCGCATTCATCGCCCGGTACGCACCCACGATCCTCATCGCCTGGCTGGCCGTCGTCGCCACTTTGGCCACCATCCGATTCCGCGACTACTGGGCAACACTGCTCTTCTAG
- a CDS encoding DsbA family protein → MAKRNTILSVLLVLALGVLATVIVLAARPTTSDAQAGDDVTTSGVVVREDSHRLSTAPPGAPVFVEFLDFECESCRAAFPSIEKLRAEYEGQVSFVIRYFPIDSHANAMNAAKAVEAAAAQGKLEQMYTMMYETQPQWGEQQDSRAGLFREFASTLGLDLAAYDAAVADPATEARIEKDRQDGLALGVQGTPTFFLDGTKINPSSEEELRAALDAAIAQ, encoded by the coding sequence GTGGCCAAGCGCAACACCATCCTGTCCGTGCTACTGGTCCTAGCGCTGGGCGTGCTCGCCACGGTCATCGTGCTCGCGGCTCGCCCCACAACCTCGGACGCGCAGGCCGGGGATGACGTGACCACCTCCGGCGTCGTCGTGCGCGAAGACAGCCACCGCCTGTCCACCGCGCCCCCGGGGGCCCCGGTGTTCGTGGAGTTCCTGGACTTCGAGTGCGAGTCCTGCCGCGCGGCGTTCCCGAGCATCGAGAAGCTGCGCGCCGAGTACGAGGGCCAGGTCAGCTTCGTCATCCGCTACTTCCCCATCGACAGCCACGCCAACGCGATGAACGCCGCCAAAGCCGTGGAGGCCGCGGCCGCCCAAGGCAAGCTCGAGCAGATGTACACGATGATGTACGAAACCCAACCCCAGTGGGGAGAGCAGCAGGATTCTCGCGCCGGCCTGTTCCGCGAATTCGCCTCAACCCTCGGACTGGATCTGGCCGCCTACGACGCCGCCGTGGCCGACCCCGCCACCGAGGCCCGCATCGAGAAGGACCGCCAGGACGGGCTGGCGCTGGGCGTGCAGGGCACCCCCACGTTCTTCCTCGACGGCACCAAGATCAACCCCTCCAGCGAGGAAGAGCTGCGGGCCGCATTGGACGCCGCCATCGCCCAGTGA
- a CDS encoding ArsR/SmtB family transcription factor — MATVLGLDGCAVECVHPEKVRLVAENAPRPEEIVAVAAVFKLLGDPTRAKLLYALLEAGELCVCDLAAATGTTETTVSQALRLLRAASVVTGRREGRNVYYRLSDAHVRMLLDVTREHTVHDSGAGAGAGAVVDHSGVGPT; from the coding sequence ATGGCGACGGTTCTGGGGCTCGACGGGTGCGCTGTGGAGTGCGTGCATCCGGAAAAAGTGCGACTGGTGGCCGAGAACGCGCCGCGGCCCGAGGAGATCGTGGCCGTAGCCGCGGTGTTCAAGCTGCTCGGCGACCCGACCCGGGCCAAGCTGCTCTACGCCCTGCTGGAGGCCGGGGAGCTGTGCGTGTGCGACCTGGCCGCGGCGACCGGGACGACGGAGACCACGGTCAGTCAGGCGCTGCGATTGTTGCGGGCCGCGTCCGTGGTCACCGGCCGTCGTGAGGGACGCAACGTCTACTACCGTCTGTCCGACGCGCACGTGCGGATGCTGCTGGACGTGACCCGCGAGCACACCGTGCACGACTCGGGTGCAGGCGCAGGTGCGGGCGCAGTCGTTGACCATTCCGGGGTGGGTCCCACGTGA
- a CDS encoding cation diffusion facilitator family transporter produces MSGGHGHGGGHAGGRHRWRLAVAFALVGGFFGVELVAGVLSQSLALLSDAGHMAADVVTLGAALVATRIATRPDSTGRRTFGSYRAEVFASGLAVLLMIGVAVYIGVEAVSRIGTEAEVASGTMLVVGTIGLVINVICIFLLRGGAGESLNVKGAYLEVIADTLGSVGVIAAALLVSATGSAVWDTVIALAIAVFVLVRAVMLGREVLAVLGQHAPAGIEPTEMLAALENVDGVSGVHDLHVWTLTSGMDVATAHLVTEAGDPEQVLAAARAVLHDQFAIAHATLQVETTRDRQCLGVNW; encoded by the coding sequence GTGAGCGGCGGACACGGACACGGCGGCGGGCACGCCGGTGGCCGGCACCGGTGGCGCTTGGCGGTCGCGTTCGCCCTGGTCGGGGGATTCTTCGGGGTGGAGCTGGTCGCGGGAGTGCTCTCGCAGTCGCTGGCGCTGCTCTCCGATGCCGGGCACATGGCCGCCGACGTGGTGACGCTGGGAGCGGCGTTGGTCGCGACCCGGATCGCAACCCGCCCAGACAGCACCGGGCGCCGCACCTTCGGCTCCTACCGGGCGGAGGTCTTCGCCTCCGGGCTGGCTGTGCTGTTGATGATCGGCGTAGCGGTCTACATCGGCGTCGAGGCGGTCAGCCGCATCGGCACCGAGGCAGAGGTTGCCTCCGGCACGATGCTGGTCGTCGGCACCATCGGACTGGTCATCAACGTCATCTGTATCTTCCTGCTCCGCGGCGGCGCCGGGGAGAGCCTGAACGTCAAGGGCGCCTACCTCGAGGTCATCGCCGACACTTTGGGCTCGGTGGGTGTCATCGCCGCGGCCCTGCTGGTGTCCGCGACCGGTTCAGCGGTATGGGACACGGTGATCGCCCTGGCCATCGCCGTGTTCGTCCTGGTGCGCGCGGTCATGCTCGGCCGAGAGGTCCTGGCCGTGCTCGGCCAGCACGCCCCGGCCGGAATCGAACCCACCGAGATGCTGGCCGCCCTGGAGAACGTGGACGGCGTCTCCGGGGTCCACGACCTGCACGTGTGGACCCTGACCTCGGGCATGGACGTCGCCACCGCACACCTGGTCACTGAGGCCGGCGACCCCGAACAGGTTCTGGCCGCGGCGCGGGCCGTCCTGCACGACCAGTTCGCGATCGCCCACGCGACGCTTCAGGTGGAAACCACCCGCGACCGTCAGTGCTTGGGCGTGAACTGGTGA
- a CDS encoding cation transporter has protein sequence MTGPARQEVSPPTVAARRAQLAVRAQLLAGASVAYNVIEAVLAISWGRAADSAALVGFGLDSTVEVASGLVILWQFRHQVPESREHTARRLIAVSFFALAAYVPADSLTALATGQRPDTAPLGIALAATSLAVMPLLSWAQRRTGRQLGSGSVVADSTQTLLCTYLSAVLLLGLLANAILGWWWLDSVAALVIAAVAVREGLESWRGEDCCAPGFGQQAASRTRAPTPAATAERGATDALSTRQGRCLSRRVSSGPTSGQA, from the coding sequence GTGACCGGGCCCGCACGGCAAGAAGTGTCACCGCCGACCGTCGCGGCCCGCCGAGCTCAGCTGGCGGTTCGAGCCCAGCTCCTGGCCGGGGCCTCGGTGGCCTACAACGTCATCGAGGCCGTCCTGGCGATCAGCTGGGGCAGGGCGGCGGACTCGGCCGCGCTCGTCGGCTTCGGCCTGGACTCCACCGTGGAGGTCGCCTCCGGGCTGGTCATCCTCTGGCAGTTCCGTCACCAGGTGCCCGAGTCGCGCGAGCACACCGCACGACGCCTGATCGCGGTGTCGTTCTTCGCCCTGGCCGCGTACGTCCCGGCCGACTCGTTGACGGCGCTGGCCACCGGCCAGCGACCAGACACCGCCCCGCTCGGGATCGCGCTGGCTGCGACCTCGTTGGCCGTGATGCCCTTGCTGTCCTGGGCGCAGCGCCGCACCGGACGCCAGCTGGGGTCGGGCTCGGTCGTCGCGGACTCCACCCAGACCCTGCTGTGCACCTACCTGTCCGCCGTGCTCCTGCTGGGGTTGCTTGCCAACGCCATCCTGGGCTGGTGGTGGCTCGACTCGGTCGCCGCGTTGGTCATCGCCGCGGTCGCGGTCCGCGAGGGACTCGAGAGCTGGCGGGGAGAGGACTGCTGCGCCCCGGGGTTCGGCCAGCAGGCAGCATCCAGGACACGTGCACCGACTCCGGCTGCGACTGCTGAGCGCGGCGCGACCGATGCGTTGTCGACCCGTCAGGGAAGGTGCCTGTCCAGACGCGTCAGCAGCGGCCCGACAAGCGGCCAGGCGTGA
- a CDS encoding thioredoxin family protein: MTLAVTVLYFEGCPSWRTVLDRLPPAAALVGVRITVSTQLVQTPEDADRLGFTGSPTILIGGHDPFAERGMVPAMACRVYATPQGLAGSPTVDQLAEALRSSVN; the protein is encoded by the coding sequence ATGACCCTGGCGGTGACGGTGCTGTACTTCGAGGGTTGCCCGAGCTGGCGGACCGTGCTCGATCGGTTGCCGCCGGCGGCGGCCCTCGTCGGTGTCCGGATCACGGTGAGCACCCAGCTGGTCCAGACGCCCGAGGATGCCGACCGGTTGGGGTTCACCGGGTCGCCCACCATCCTCATCGGCGGGCACGACCCGTTTGCTGAGCGAGGCATGGTCCCGGCGATGGCGTGCCGGGTGTACGCGACACCGCAGGGTCTGGCCGGATCGCCCACGGTCGACCAGCTCGCCGAGGCCCTCAGGTCGAGCGTCAACTAA
- a CDS encoding IS3 family transposase (programmed frameshift) produces the protein MTLADGAVDDGVMGPRADRPKRRVFTAEYKARILAEYDAAEHGARGAVLRREGLYSSHIVEWRRAAEAGARAGLGPVGRDRRDAEIAALTARAERAEAELARTRAALDLVGKAHAPLGDSLRERGADQAVAAVITPLVDELAVHTGVKAACALLGRARGSHYRAKAPRPVRDRAQRPAPPNALTDAERREVLSVLTSDRFIDKSVAQTWATLLDEGTYLCSRSTMHRILRTNDAAGERRAQATHPPRVKPELVATRPGQVWSWDITKLRGPERGVYYHLYVVIDIFSRYVVAWTVAAYEDSVLAESMLEEAMGVHGIPDVVHADRGTSMTSKPVAQLLVDLSVTRSHSRPHVSNDNPYSEAAFKTLKCAPVFPGEFGSLADARAFCETFFGYYNHEHRHAGIGLHTPASVHYGTAREVRAQRQVTLDAAYATHPDRFGRRRPAPPKLPTAAWINQPSQEALIQSA, from the exons ATGACTTTGGCTGATGGGGCCGTTGATGATGGGGTCATGGGACCTCGAGCTGACCGGCCCAAGCGGCGGGTGTTCACGGCGGAGTACAAGGCGCGGATCCTGGCCGAGTACGACGCTGCCGAGCATGGGGCGCGGGGTGCGGTCCTGCGACGGGAGGGGTTGTACTCCTCGCACATCGTGGAGTGGCGCCGAGCTGCTGAGGCTGGTGCGCGGGCGGGGCTGGGCCCGGTCGGGCGGGACCGGCGGGACGCGGAGATTGCGGCGCTGACGGCCCGGGCGGAGCGGGCCGAGGCCGAGCTGGCTAGGACCCGGGCGGCGCTGGACCTGGTGGGAAAAGCACACGCGC CTCTTGGAGACTCTCTCCGAGAGCGCGGAGCCGACCAAGCGGTCGCCGCGGTGATCACCCCGCTCGTGGACGAGCTCGCCGTGCACACCGGCGTGAAAGCCGCGTGCGCGCTGCTGGGACGGGCACGAGGCAGCCACTACCGCGCCAAAGCCCCTCGCCCAGTTCGGGACCGGGCGCAGCGGCCGGCCCCACCCAACGCGCTCACTGACGCCGAACGGCGTGAGGTGCTGTCGGTGTTGACCAGCGACCGGTTCATCGACAAGTCCGTGGCCCAGACCTGGGCGACGCTGCTGGACGAGGGCACCTACCTGTGCTCGCGCTCCACGATGCACCGGATCCTGCGCACGAACGACGCCGCGGGTGAGCGCCGCGCCCAGGCCACCCACCCGCCCCGGGTCAAACCCGAGCTCGTAGCGACCCGGCCCGGGCAGGTGTGGTCCTGGGACATCACCAAGCTCCGAGGACCCGAGCGTGGGGTGTACTACCACCTGTACGTCGTGATCGACATCTTCTCCCGCTACGTCGTCGCGTGGACCGTCGCCGCCTACGAGGACTCGGTCCTCGCCGAGAGCATGCTCGAGGAGGCGATGGGTGTGCATGGGATCCCCGACGTGGTCCACGCGGACCGGGGTACCTCGATGACCTCCAAACCCGTGGCACAGCTGCTCGTCGACCTGAGCGTGACCCGTTCGCACTCCCGCCCGCACGTGTCCAACGACAACCCCTACAGCGAGGCCGCGTTCAAGACGTTGAAGTGCGCCCCGGTCTTCCCTGGCGAGTTCGGGTCCCTGGCCGACGCCAGAGCCTTCTGCGAGACGTTCTTCGGCTACTACAACCACGAGCACCGCCACGCCGGGATCGGGCTGCACACTCCGGCCTCGGTCCACTACGGCACCGCGAGAGAGGTCCGCGCCCAGCGACAGGTCACCCTCGACGCCGCGTACGCGACCCACCCCGACCGCTTCGGCCGCCGCCGGCCGGCACCACCGAAACTGCCCACCGCCGCGTGGATCAACCAGCCCTCACAGGAGGCCCTCATACAAAGCGCCTGA